The Chloroflexota bacterium DNA segment GTGCCGCCCTATGTTTTTCAATCGCATGAGCGCTTTGCCCTATGTCCGCAATGCAATCAATTCTATTGGCAGGGCACCCATTGGGATAATATGCGTGCCCGCTTGCGCCGCCTAGAGGATTTCGGTTGAATTTGTCCACCTATTAATGGTATAATATTTTTGGTACGAATATCCGGAAGAGCACATTGCAAGGAGGGCGAACGCTGGATTCAGAACAACTGGCCAGGCTGATTGTGGATGCAATTGCGAGCAAACTCGGCTCGGATATCCTGCTACTGGACATCCGCGACATTTCGATCATTGCTGACTACTTCGTCATCTGTTCCGGTGAATCTGAGCGACAGCTCCACGCTATTTTCGAAGAACTCTGTTACGGCTTAGAGGACCGGGAGGGGATTTCTGTGTTGAGCACGGAGGGGACTGAATCCTCGGGATGGATTTTGATGGACTACGGTGCAGTGATCGTGCATATTTTCTCGCCTGAACGCCGCCGTTATTACAATTTGGAACGCTTGTGGCGCGATGGAAAAACCGTAGTCCGCCTACAATAAGCCCATTATATCCACAAGCCCCACAATGAAAAGTGTGGGGCTCCATAGTACTCATCTATTCGAATATCCAGCGGTCGTTGGCCCTAGACCAAGTATATATCTCTTCTGACGAGAAGAACAGCCCGATTTCGAAGGCTGCTGTCTCAGGCCCGTCGGACCCGTGTACGATATTGCGCCCGATTTCCAGGCCGAAGTCGGCACGAATGGTGCCCGGTGTGGCTTCGGCTGGATTAGTTGCTCCCATGGTGCGCCGGACGATCTCGATGGCATCATTACCCTCTACCACCATCACCACAATAGGGCTGGAGGTAATGTAATTCAGGAGACCCTCGTAAAAGGGTTTACCTTTGTGCACGCCGTAGAGTCGACTGGCTAGTTCTCGGCTGAGATGCAGCATTTTGAGGGCCACGATTTTCAGGCCACGCCGCTCCAGCCGCTTTACCACCTCTCCGATAAGGCCGCGCTGTACAC contains these protein-coding regions:
- the ndk gene encoding nucleoside-diphosphate kinase, with amino-acid sequence MERTLVIVKPDGVQRGLIGEVVKRLERRGLKIVALKMLHLSRELASRLYGVHKGKPFYEGLLNYITSSPIVVMVVEGNDAIEIVRRTMGATNPAEATPGTIRADFGLEIGRNIVHGSDGPETAAFEIGLFFSSEEIYTWSRANDRWIFE
- the rsfS gene encoding ribosome silencing factor, translated to MQGGRTLDSEQLARLIVDAIASKLGSDILLLDIRDISIIADYFVICSGESERQLHAIFEELCYGLEDREGISVLSTEGTESSGWILMDYGAVIVHIFSPERRRYYNLERLWRDGKTVVRLQ